Proteins encoded together in one Bacilli bacterium window:
- a CDS encoding ABC transporter permease subunit, whose protein sequence is MRPIARAVKRDKYLYLLALPGLLFFLVFKYLPMYGIIISFQDYSPFDGILHSRWVGFQHFVRFFTNQDFWMLFRNTLVINAMNLLFFFPLPIVLSLLLNEVRRNWYKRIVQSIVYLPHFLSWVIIIGLTLVMLSASNGIINQLLQAMGFAKIPFLTSPKLFWIILTIQSIWKESGWGTIIFLAAIAGVDPQLYEAARMDGAGRFRQMWHVTLPAIRNVIVVLLILRLGHIMDIGFEQVYLMYNGAVSDVADVFDTYVYRVGIQQGQFSFSTAVGLFKSVIGLILIVLANRLAKRWGEEGIY, encoded by the coding sequence ATGCGCCCCATCGCTCGAGCGGTAAAACGCGATAAATATTTATATTTATTGGCTTTGCCCGGGTTGCTTTTTTTTCTGGTTTTCAAATACCTTCCGATGTATGGCATCATCATCTCCTTTCAGGATTATTCGCCGTTTGACGGCATCCTGCATAGCAGATGGGTTGGTTTTCAGCACTTCGTGCGTTTCTTTACCAACCAGGATTTCTGGATGCTATTTCGCAATACGTTGGTTATCAACGCGATGAATCTGCTGTTTTTCTTCCCGTTGCCGATTGTCCTGTCGCTGCTCTTAAACGAGGTCAGGCGGAATTGGTACAAGCGGATCGTGCAATCGATCGTTTATTTGCCGCATTTTCTGTCATGGGTCATTATAATCGGTCTGACGCTGGTCATGCTTTCCGCCTCAAACGGTATCATTAACCAATTGCTGCAGGCAATGGGATTTGCCAAGATTCCATTCTTGACAAGCCCCAAGCTTTTTTGGATCATCCTGACCATTCAGTCCATTTGGAAAGAATCCGGTTGGGGCACGATCATTTTTTTGGCCGCAATAGCCGGCGTCGACCCGCAGTTGTATGAGGCGGCGCGGATGGACGGGGCCGGAAGGTTTAGGCAAATGTGGCACGTGACGCTGCCGGCTATCCGCAATGTGATTGTTGTTCTGCTTATTCTCCGGCTGGGGCATATCATGGACATCGGCTTTGAGCAGGTTTACCTGATGTACAACGGTGCAGTCTCGGACGTCGCGGACGTATTCGATACCTACGTTTATCGCGTTGGAATTCAACAAGGACAGTTCAGTTTCAGCACAGCGGTAGGTCTGTTCAAATCGGTTATCGGCCTAATCCTCATCGTGCTGGCCAATCGCCTGGCAAAACGCTGGGGCGAAGAAGGAATCTATTAG